The Streptomyces lienomycini sequence CTCGCGGCCGGGCACGGCGCGGCACCCCCGGGGAACGTCACGGCAGGCTGAGGACGGCGTGGCGGGGCGGTGGTTCGCCCGGTTCCGGAAGCTCCCGGCGGAGCCCGCCCGACGGCGGCCGCGGCACGCGCGGCTCACGGATGCCCCCGCCGCCCTCGCCCTCCCCGAAGTCGAACCACACGTACACCGTCGACTCCCGCGGCACCCGCGCGCCGGGCCGCGGATACTGGCGTACGACGTGGTCGACGGCGGCGGCCCGGAGATCGGGCCGGTCCGGCGCGTGCAGGGACAGGCCCCGCACGTGAGCGGCGTCGTATGCGTCCACGGCCATCAGGCCGACCAGTCGCGG is a genomic window containing:
- a CDS encoding PASTA domain-containing protein, encoding MRLPSEEPDVRVPRLVGLMAVDAYDAAHVRGLSLHAPDRPDLRAAAVDHVVRQYPRPGARVPRESTVYVWFDFGEGEGGGGIREPRVPRPPSGGLRRELPEPGEPPPRHAVLSLP